A genomic region of Magnolia sinica isolate HGM2019 chromosome 6, MsV1, whole genome shotgun sequence contains the following coding sequences:
- the LOC131249735 gene encoding uncharacterized protein LOC131249735, with protein MQDQGIPLLENRPQQNQAAARAAPRPQQPRQGLPAQQRAPQARVATLSFIDSAIASKLALNTAKMHVPLVVASPMGKFVETDKVCRACPITLVNFEVTVDLIVMPVRQFNVILGMDWLTLVRVVMDCCDKIITISIPGQFSFTLKGRGRCREFESLQALEKAESVEVTIRRIRAV; from the exons ATGCAGGACCAGGGCATTCCACTCCTGGAGAATCGACCGCAGCAGAACCAGGCGGCAGCTAGAGCAGCACCCAGGCCTCAACAGCCTAGACAGGGGCTGCCAGCTCAGCAGAGAGCTCCCCAGGCTAGAGT TGCAACTCTATCCTTTATTGATTCTGCTATTGCATCTAAACTAGCATTGAACACCGCCAAGATGCATGTTCCCTTAGTTGTAGCATCCCCTATGGGCAAGTTTGTGGAAACTGATAAGGTATGCAGGGCATGTCCCATCACGCTCGTAAATTTCGAGGTTACCGTGGATCTAATTGTCATGCCTGTCAGGCAGTTTAACGTCATCCTTGGGATGGACTGGCTCACGTTGGTGCGTGTGGTCATGGATTGTTGCGACAAAATAATAACTATATCCATCCCAGGGCAGTTCTCTTTCACCTTGAAGGGGAGGGGTAGATGTCGTGAGTTCGAGAGCTTGCAGGCTCTAGAGAAAGCTGAGTCAGTGGAAGTCACCATCAGACGGATACGGGCAGTCTGA